A single region of the Pontibacter kalidii genome encodes:
- a CDS encoding ABC transporter ATP-binding protein gives MKTYLRILQFAKPYSRFVPLYTLYTFLGIIFGLFNFTLLIPLLDVLFGKVGNDEVMAMVSTKPDFALNIEFFKEFFYYHFGQVILDQGRVGALMFVCIIIVVSVFLANLFRYLAFRIVGALRAHVVRNMRQTVYQRVTELHLGYFSNERKGDLMTRLTVDIQEVESSVVSTLTVVIREPISIIAFFILLFNMSVELTLFSLILLPLSGGIIAGISKRLKRKAKEGQNSLSFILTIIDETLSGMRVVKAFNAEPFILGKFHDQNNRYARIQRSIANKRDLASPLSEFLGVSVVAGLLLYGGTMVLNNESELSASEFITYIILFSQVLVPAKAMSAAFSNIQRGLVSGDRVLQVIDTEPQIVNKPNAKVLPAFRNEIEFRDVAFAYGNKPVLQDINFRIQKGKTVALVGPSGGGKSTLADLVPRFYDPTGGAILIDGHDIRDYTMESVRAQIGVVTQESILFNDTIFNNIAFNKTDATEEEVIAAARIANAHEFIINAEDGYQTMIGDRGGKLSGGQRQRLSIARAILQNPPILILDEATSALDTESEKLVQEALMNLMRNRTSIVIAHRLSTIQHADEILVLQQGRIVERGTHEELLEHSGLYAKLTQMQLTV, from the coding sequence ATGAAGACCTACCTTCGCATACTTCAGTTTGCCAAACCCTACAGCCGGTTTGTGCCGCTCTATACCCTTTATACTTTCCTGGGCATCATTTTCGGCCTGTTTAACTTCACGCTGCTCATTCCGTTGCTGGATGTGCTTTTCGGGAAAGTGGGCAACGACGAGGTGATGGCCATGGTCTCCACCAAGCCGGACTTCGCACTCAACATCGAGTTCTTTAAGGAGTTCTTCTACTACCATTTCGGGCAGGTGATACTTGACCAGGGCCGTGTGGGCGCGTTAATGTTCGTCTGTATCATCATCGTGGTATCGGTTTTCTTGGCGAACCTGTTCCGCTACCTGGCCTTCCGGATTGTGGGGGCGCTGCGGGCGCATGTGGTGCGCAACATGCGCCAGACGGTGTACCAGCGCGTAACCGAACTGCACCTGGGCTACTTCAGCAACGAGCGCAAGGGTGATTTGATGACGCGCCTGACCGTGGATATTCAGGAGGTGGAAAGCTCGGTGGTGAGCACACTGACGGTGGTGATCCGGGAGCCAATCTCGATCATCGCCTTCTTTATACTTCTCTTTAACATGTCGGTGGAGCTGACGCTGTTCTCGCTCATCCTGCTGCCCTTGTCGGGTGGTATTATTGCCGGCATCTCGAAGCGCCTAAAGCGGAAAGCCAAGGAAGGCCAGAACTCGCTCAGCTTTATACTTACTATTATTGATGAGACCCTGAGCGGCATGCGCGTGGTTAAGGCCTTTAACGCGGAGCCGTTTATACTTGGCAAGTTCCACGACCAGAACAACCGCTATGCCCGCATCCAGCGCTCTATCGCCAACAAGCGCGACCTGGCTTCGCCCTTGTCGGAGTTCCTGGGGGTTTCGGTGGTGGCGGGGCTGCTGCTCTATGGCGGCACCATGGTGCTGAACAATGAGTCCGAGCTCTCAGCCAGTGAGTTCATCACCTACATCATCCTGTTCTCGCAGGTGCTGGTACCAGCCAAGGCCATGTCGGCGGCCTTCAGCAACATCCAGCGCGGCCTGGTTTCCGGCGACCGGGTACTCCAGGTAATCGACACAGAGCCACAGATCGTGAACAAGCCAAACGCCAAGGTGCTGCCTGCTTTCAGAAATGAGATCGAGTTCCGCGACGTGGCCTTTGCCTATGGCAACAAACCGGTGTTGCAGGATATCAACTTCCGCATCCAGAAAGGAAAGACGGTGGCCCTGGTAGGCCCATCAGGCGGCGGTAAATCCACGCTGGCCGACCTGGTGCCGCGCTTCTACGACCCAACCGGCGGCGCCATACTGATCGATGGCCACGACATCCGCGATTATACCATGGAGTCGGTGCGGGCGCAGATCGGGGTGGTTACGCAGGAGTCCATCCTGTTCAACGACACCATCTTCAACAACATCGCCTTCAACAAAACCGACGCCACGGAAGAGGAAGTCATCGCTGCCGCCAGAATCGCCAATGCGCACGAGTTCATCATCAACGCCGAAGACGGCTACCAGACCATGATCGGCGACCGGGGGGGCAAGCTTTCCGGTGGCCAGCGCCAGCGCCTGAGCATTGCCCGGGCCATCCTGCAGAACCCGCCCATCCTCATCCTGGATGAGGCCACCTCGGCACTGGACACGGAATCGGAAAAACTGGTGCAGGAGGCGCTCATGAACCTGATGCGGAACCGCACCTCTATTGTAATTGCACATAGGTTAAGTACCATTCAGCACGCCGATGAGATACTGGTGCTGCAGCAGGGAAGAATTGTAGAAAGAGGCACGCACGAAGAGCTGCTGGAGCACTCGGGTTTGTACGCAAAACTGACGCAGATGCAGCTAACGGTTTAA
- the lpcA gene encoding D-sedoheptulose 7-phosphate isomerase: MTSTTILAELTQAQEVLTAFLSDAENIASIERAAEAMATSIRNGGKILSCGNGGSMCDAMHFAEELTGRYRDNRKALPAISISDASHMSCVGNDYGYEYVFSRYLEALGNKGDVLLAISTSGNSGNVIKAAETAKAKGMRVVGLTGKDGGKLAPLCDVEVRVPHFGYADRVQEIHIKVIHILILLLEQKLV; encoded by the coding sequence ATGACATCAACTACCATACTTGCAGAACTGACGCAGGCACAGGAAGTGCTCACCGCGTTTCTGTCTGATGCGGAAAACATCGCATCCATTGAACGGGCCGCCGAGGCGATGGCCACTTCCATCCGGAACGGGGGCAAAATCCTGAGCTGCGGCAACGGCGGCTCCATGTGCGACGCCATGCATTTTGCCGAGGAGCTCACCGGTCGCTACCGCGACAACCGCAAAGCCCTCCCCGCCATCTCCATCTCCGATGCCAGCCACATGAGTTGCGTGGGCAACGACTACGGCTACGAGTATGTGTTCTCCCGCTACCTGGAGGCACTGGGCAATAAAGGCGACGTGCTGCTGGCCATCAGCACCAGCGGCAACTCCGGCAACGTTATCAAGGCCGCCGAAACCGCGAAAGCCAAAGGCATGCGGGTGGTGGGCCTGACCGGCAAAGACGGCGGCAAGCTGGCCCCGCTCTGCGACGTGGAGGTGCGCGTGCCGCACTTCGGCTACGCCGACCGGGTGCAGGAGATCCACATCAAGGTCATCCACATACTCATACTTTTGCTGGAGCAGAAGCTGGTGTAA
- a CDS encoding YifB family Mg chelatase-like AAA ATPase has product MLIKTFGSAVQGVSAYTITVEVSVSAGTKYFLVGLPDNAVKESEQRIESALKQYGYKIPRQKIVINMAPADIRKEGSSYDLTIAMGILAASGQISDEKVSAYMIMGELSLDGSLRPIKGVLPIAIQARKEGFRGFILPAQNAQEAAIVNNLEVIGVNNILEAIEFLDGAREIEPLVINTRELFSNTADQYAADFSDVQGQENIKRALEIAAAGGHNLIMIGPPGAGKTMLAKRLPSILPPLSMHEALETTKIHSVAGKLGEATSLLTTRPYRSPHHTISDVALVGGGGVPQPGEISLSHNGVLFLDELPEFKRTVLEVMRQPLEERRVTISRAKTSIDFPANFMLVASMNPCPCGYYNDPSKECVCGPGVVHRYLNKVSGPLLDRIDLHVEVTPVTFDEMTATRKAEKSAAVRERVMQAREVQTERFSEMPQIHSNAMMPSQMVKEVCQINEAGRTLLKTAMERLGLSARAYDRILKVSRTIADLAGSEDIKIEHLAEAIQYRSLDREGWAG; this is encoded by the coding sequence ATGCTTATTAAAACGTTTGGCAGCGCCGTGCAGGGCGTTAGCGCCTACACCATCACCGTGGAGGTGAGTGTTAGTGCGGGCACGAAATATTTTCTGGTGGGCCTGCCGGATAATGCCGTAAAGGAAAGCGAGCAGCGCATCGAGTCGGCCCTCAAGCAATATGGCTACAAGATCCCCCGCCAGAAGATCGTGATCAATATGGCACCCGCCGATATCCGCAAGGAGGGCTCCTCCTACGACCTGACCATTGCCATGGGCATCCTCGCTGCCTCCGGCCAGATCTCCGACGAGAAAGTATCAGCTTACATGATCATGGGGGAGCTGTCTTTAGATGGGTCACTTAGGCCGATAAAAGGTGTACTGCCCATTGCCATACAGGCTCGCAAAGAAGGCTTCAGAGGATTTATACTGCCGGCCCAGAACGCGCAGGAGGCCGCCATCGTGAACAACCTGGAAGTAATTGGCGTGAACAATATCCTGGAGGCGATCGAGTTTCTGGACGGCGCCCGCGAAATTGAGCCCCTGGTCATCAATACCCGCGAGCTCTTCAGCAACACCGCCGACCAGTATGCCGCCGATTTCTCGGACGTGCAGGGGCAGGAAAACATTAAGCGCGCCCTGGAGATTGCCGCTGCCGGTGGCCATAACCTGATCATGATCGGCCCGCCGGGCGCCGGAAAGACCATGCTGGCCAAACGCCTGCCCTCCATACTTCCGCCCCTCTCGATGCACGAGGCCCTGGAGACGACCAAGATACACTCGGTGGCGGGCAAGCTGGGCGAGGCGACCTCGCTGCTCACCACGCGCCCCTACCGCTCGCCGCACCATACTATTTCGGATGTGGCCCTGGTGGGTGGCGGCGGTGTGCCGCAACCGGGCGAGATCTCGCTTTCCCATAACGGTGTTCTTTTCCTGGATGAGCTGCCGGAGTTCAAGCGCACGGTGCTGGAGGTGATGCGCCAGCCGCTGGAGGAGCGCCGCGTCACCATCTCCCGCGCCAAAACCTCTATCGACTTTCCGGCTAACTTTATGCTGGTGGCAAGTATGAACCCGTGCCCCTGCGGCTATTATAACGACCCCAGCAAAGAGTGCGTGTGCGGCCCGGGCGTGGTGCACCGCTACCTGAACAAGGTGAGCGGCCCGCTGCTGGACCGCATCGACCTGCACGTGGAGGTAACGCCCGTTACATTTGATGAGATGACCGCTACCCGTAAGGCAGAGAAGAGCGCTGCGGTGCGCGAGCGGGTAATGCAGGCGCGGGAAGTACAGACGGAGCGCTTCAGCGAGATGCCGCAGATACATTCCAACGCCATGATGCCCTCGCAGATGGTGAAGGAGGTTTGCCAGATAAACGAGGCCGGCCGCACGCTGCTCAAGACCGCCATGGAACGCCTCGGCCTCTCGGCCCGCGCCTACGACCGCATCCTGAAAGTGAGCCGCACCATTGCCGACCTGGCCGGAAGCGAGGATATTAAAATTGAACATTTGGCAGAGGCCATCCAGTACCGCAGCCTCGACCGGGAAGGCTGGGCGGGCTAG
- a CDS encoding porin family protein, which yields MKKTLLLFVFVLATVVAADAQRIGIRAGVNYAGLTGDDVPATDRMFRFHAGLTSKFFLTTDEFFAIQPEVLFSQKGGESENDDFKIKLSYIDVPVLAHINAGPIFFEAGPQVSFRVGGDIEVNGVNIDDDLDQFKRTSLGYAAGVGFAAPMGLNIGVRYNGDISQLNDDDNAPEYRNSVFMLTLAFTLPGR from the coding sequence ATGAAAAAGACCCTGCTACTATTCGTATTTGTGCTGGCAACTGTGGTTGCCGCGGATGCCCAAAGGATCGGTATCCGGGCTGGTGTTAACTATGCCGGCTTAACAGGCGATGACGTACCTGCAACCGACAGAATGTTCCGCTTCCATGCCGGCCTGACGTCGAAGTTTTTCCTCACCACCGATGAATTCTTTGCCATCCAGCCGGAAGTGCTTTTCTCCCAAAAGGGCGGGGAATCCGAAAACGATGATTTCAAAATCAAACTCAGCTATATCGACGTACCAGTACTGGCGCATATAAATGCCGGGCCTATTTTCTTTGAGGCTGGCCCGCAGGTCTCTTTCCGCGTTGGCGGCGACATAGAGGTAAACGGCGTTAACATTGATGATGACCTGGACCAGTTCAAGCGCACAAGCCTGGGGTATGCAGCCGGCGTGGGCTTTGCTGCACCGATGGGGCTTAACATTGGCGTGCGCTATAATGGCGATATCTCACAGCTAAACGATGACGACAACGCTCCCGAGTACAGGAACAGCGTATTTATGCTCACGCTGGCTTTTACGCTACCCGGGCGCTAG
- a CDS encoding porin family protein, giving the protein MKKLFLSLSIALLSFAAAQAQSGLGIRGGANFSNLSGDLKDESRYENKVGFHGGLTYNIPVVGDFFSIQPELLYSNKGFKYEDTEITIPVTNDVFRREGNMNYNYLELPVLARIKAGPIYFEAGPQASYLLSVNNNIKEYLNNERTSSATTEIDKDTMKDFELGYAAGIGITSGMLSVGVRYNGSVTDFMDKSSTEYFNDENFMDARHSTIMLTLGLNFSASR; this is encoded by the coding sequence ATGAAGAAGCTATTTTTATCCTTGAGCATTGCCTTGCTCTCCTTTGCTGCGGCACAGGCCCAATCCGGTCTGGGTATAAGGGGCGGCGCTAATTTCTCCAACCTCTCCGGCGACCTGAAGGACGAGTCCCGCTACGAGAACAAAGTGGGTTTCCATGGCGGCCTTACCTATAATATCCCGGTGGTAGGCGACTTTTTCTCGATACAGCCCGAGCTGCTGTACTCCAACAAGGGCTTTAAGTATGAGGATACGGAGATTACGATTCCGGTAACCAACGACGTTTTCCGAAGGGAGGGCAACATGAACTATAACTACCTGGAGCTGCCCGTGCTGGCGCGCATTAAGGCTGGCCCGATATATTTTGAAGCCGGTCCGCAGGCATCCTACCTGCTGAGCGTGAACAACAACATTAAGGAGTATCTGAACAACGAGCGCACCAGCTCCGCCACTACCGAGATAGACAAAGATACCATGAAGGACTTTGAGCTTGGCTACGCGGCCGGCATCGGCATCACCAGTGGCATGCTGAGCGTGGGCGTCCGCTACAACGGCAGCGTTACAGACTTTATGGATAAGTCCTCGACCGAGTACTTCAACGACGAGAACTTCATGGATGCGCGCCACTCCACCATCATGCTGACACTGGGCCTTAACTTCTCGGCCTCCAGATAA
- a CDS encoding porin family protein: MKKTLLLPLFILLPVLLAQAQYARFGAKAGGNLSSVQGSDGSSNTTNNLAGLNGGFILSYEFVSRLAVQGELLYEQRGFVYDAFPISADEVLEGDHRLHYLMLPVMLKLQKGGLFVEGGPYLGYLLAKASDIKRLDRSTLDDTNPTTLGDYPLHISDFERWDYGYTIGIGIEMDNGFFVSVHNTGGLTSFSKRLDQKNFGYMLSIGYLLRPPSPDEMMR, translated from the coding sequence ATGAAAAAGACGCTCCTCCTCCCGCTGTTTATACTTTTACCTGTGCTGCTGGCGCAGGCGCAGTACGCCAGGTTCGGGGCCAAGGCAGGCGGCAACCTCTCCAGCGTGCAGGGCTCCGACGGCTCCTCCAACACCACCAACAACTTGGCGGGCTTAAACGGGGGCTTCATCCTGAGCTATGAGTTCGTGTCGCGGCTGGCGGTGCAGGGGGAACTGCTGTATGAGCAGCGCGGCTTTGTGTACGATGCCTTCCCGATTAGCGCCGATGAGGTGCTGGAAGGCGACCACCGGCTGCACTACCTCATGCTGCCCGTCATGCTGAAGCTGCAGAAAGGCGGCCTTTTTGTGGAGGGCGGCCCTTACCTGGGCTACCTGCTTGCCAAGGCCTCCGACATAAAGCGCCTCGACCGCAGCACCCTCGACGACACCAATCCCACCACGCTCGGCGACTACCCCTTGCACATAAGCGACTTTGAGCGCTGGGATTATGGCTACACGATAGGCATCGGCATCGAAATGGACAATGGCTTTTTCGTGAGTGTGCACAACACCGGCGGCCTTACCTCCTTCTCTAAAAGGCTCGACCAGAAAAACTTCGGCTACATGCTCAGCATAGGCTACCTGCTGCGCCCGCCTTCACCTGACGAAATGATGCGTTAG
- a CDS encoding dipeptidase, with protein sequence MINQYINDNKDRFVNELLDMLRIPSVSADPKFKADVMRNAEFLKERLLEAGADNVELVETAGNPVVYGEKMVDPSLPTVLVYGHYDVQPADPYELWTSPPFEPEIKDGKIYARGACDDKGQMYMHVKAFETMVKTGTLACNVKFMIEGEEEVGSVNLGAFVREHKDRLTGDVILISDTGMLGNDTPSITTGLRGLSYLEVEVTGPNRDLHSGLYGGAVANPINILCQMIASLHDENNHITIPGFYDNVDELSQEERAEMARAPFDLEKYKKALDLGDVHGEAGYVTMERNSIRPTLDVNGIWGGYTGEGAKTVIPSKAYAKISMRLVPHQTSEEITEKFKKHFESIAPKSVKVLVKPHHGGEPVVTPTDSPAYQAAAMAYEETFGVKPIPVRSGGSIPIVAMFKSELGLDSVLMGFGLDSDAIHSPNESYGLFNYMKGIETIPQFYKHFAELKK encoded by the coding sequence ATGATCAATCAATATATCAACGACAACAAAGACCGATTTGTAAACGAGCTGCTCGACATGCTGCGCATCCCTTCCGTTAGCGCCGACCCAAAGTTTAAAGCCGACGTGATGCGTAACGCCGAGTTCCTGAAAGAGCGGCTGCTGGAGGCCGGTGCCGATAACGTGGAGCTGGTGGAAACCGCCGGCAACCCGGTGGTGTACGGCGAGAAGATGGTGGATCCCAGCTTGCCGACGGTGCTGGTGTACGGCCACTACGACGTGCAGCCCGCCGACCCGTATGAGCTGTGGACTTCGCCTCCGTTTGAGCCGGAGATCAAAGACGGCAAGATTTACGCCCGCGGCGCCTGCGACGACAAAGGCCAGATGTACATGCACGTGAAAGCGTTTGAAACGATGGTGAAGACGGGCACGCTGGCCTGCAACGTCAAGTTTATGATAGAGGGGGAGGAAGAAGTGGGCTCTGTGAACCTGGGAGCCTTTGTCCGTGAGCACAAAGACCGCCTGACAGGCGACGTGATCCTGATCTCTGATACCGGCATGCTGGGCAATGACACCCCCTCCATTACCACTGGCTTGCGTGGCCTGAGCTACCTGGAGGTAGAGGTTACCGGCCCGAACCGCGACCTGCACTCCGGTTTGTACGGCGGCGCGGTGGCCAACCCGATCAACATACTTTGCCAGATGATCGCCTCCCTGCATGACGAGAACAACCACATCACCATACCAGGCTTCTACGATAACGTGGACGAGCTGAGCCAGGAGGAGCGCGCCGAAATGGCCCGCGCCCCGTTTGACCTGGAGAAGTATAAAAAGGCGCTGGATCTGGGTGATGTGCACGGTGAGGCAGGTTATGTGACCATGGAGCGCAACTCCATCCGCCCGACGCTGGACGTGAACGGCATCTGGGGTGGCTATACCGGAGAGGGCGCCAAAACGGTGATCCCGTCCAAGGCGTACGCGAAGATCTCGATGCGCCTGGTGCCGCACCAGACCTCCGAGGAGATCACCGAGAAGTTTAAGAAGCACTTTGAAAGTATAGCGCCCAAGAGCGTGAAAGTGCTGGTGAAGCCCCATCACGGGGGCGAGCCGGTGGTAACCCCAACCGATTCTCCTGCTTACCAGGCGGCTGCCATGGCCTACGAGGAAACCTTCGGCGTGAAGCCGATCCCGGTGCGCAGCGGCGGCTCTATCCCGATCGTGGCCATGTTTAAGTCTGAGCTGGGCCTGGACTCTGTGCTGATGGGCTTCGGTCTGGACTCTGACGCCATCCACTCGCCGAACGAGAGCTACGGCCTGTTTAACTACATGAAAGGCATTGAGACGATTCCGCAGTTTTACAAGCACTTTGCCGAGCTGAAGAAATAA
- the plsY gene encoding glycerol-3-phosphate 1-O-acyltransferase PlsY, whose protein sequence is MNILLIAVFAIVAYLIGSICSAVWIGKAYYGVDVRQHGSGNSGATNTFRVLGKKPGAVVMLLDIFKGWTATSLAGFLVIFGAVEPENLILYQLIYGAIGVLGHIFPVYEKFKGGKGVATLLGMMLAIEPVVALMCIAIFVIVLFTSKYVSLGSMIAALAFPMLLLLVPRFHPDNPILIIFGFILFAVVVLTHRKNINRLIAGEESKANIKLGRRR, encoded by the coding sequence ATGAATATTTTACTGATAGCTGTATTTGCCATTGTGGCTTATCTGATCGGCTCCATTTGCTCGGCCGTCTGGATAGGCAAGGCATACTATGGCGTTGATGTGCGGCAGCATGGTAGCGGTAACTCCGGTGCCACCAATACCTTCCGGGTGCTGGGCAAGAAACCGGGCGCCGTGGTAATGTTACTTGATATTTTTAAAGGCTGGACGGCCACCTCGCTGGCCGGCTTCCTCGTGATCTTCGGTGCCGTAGAGCCCGAGAACCTGATCCTGTACCAGTTGATCTATGGCGCCATTGGCGTGCTGGGACATATTTTTCCGGTGTACGAGAAGTTTAAGGGCGGCAAAGGCGTGGCCACGCTGCTGGGCATGATGCTGGCCATCGAGCCGGTAGTGGCCCTGATGTGTATCGCCATCTTCGTGATCGTGCTGTTTACCTCGAAGTATGTTTCTTTAGGCTCCATGATCGCGGCGCTGGCTTTCCCGATGCTGCTGCTGTTGGTGCCGCGCTTCCACCCGGATAACCCGATCCTCATCATCTTCGGATTTATACTTTTCGCGGTGGTGGTGCTTACGCACCGTAAGAACATCAACCGCCTGATTGCTGGTGAGGAAAGCAAGGCTAACATTAAGCTGGGCCGCAGACGGTAA